A window of the Lactuca sativa cultivar Salinas chromosome 5, Lsat_Salinas_v11, whole genome shotgun sequence genome harbors these coding sequences:
- the LOC111904101 gene encoding receptor-like protein kinase HERK 1: protein MMGFVGLKLLFIGVVFFLCLSSCYSQFNPADKYSIDCGSPSNTTIGNRVFLSDSLASSFLSTPQNVLVDTSANSIPSSEYSPLYKTARIFTQTSTYTFRITQSGRHWIRLYFFPFSASNYNLTTAVFSVSTPDHSLLSDFKAESVQTKEYSVNVTSGDLEITFTPTGSSFAFLNGLEVVSVPDPLIPDDAMSVNPPTNFKGMLNKALETLARVNMGGPVVTSRNDSLWRSWVTDLSYSKNRNFESNVSNPTAVRYPPDGATQDDAPVSVYGTAATMASENDPKANFNVTWEFPVDRGFQYLVRLHFCDIVSTSANTLYFNVYIDDSNVLPDYDLSTKFGGSLAMASYSDFVTQSLNKNQIRISIGPSSIKDVNPNAILNGVEIMKLSNSDGSLSGGNIPSSNSSSKKSIGLIIGVVVGVLVAILAGVIFFCVYKKRKQEQLNQSKIWIPLSTNGISQTMGSKYSNGTTISAGSNFNYRCPFAAIQEATNNFDESWVIGIGGFGKVYKGVLSDGTKVAVKRGNPKSQQGLAEFQTEIEMLSQFRHRHLVSLIGYCDEKSEMILIYEYMENGTLKSHLYGSGFPSMSWKQRLEICIGAARGLHYLHTGYSKAVIHRDVKSANILLDENLMAKVADFGLSKTGPEIDQTHVSTAVKGSFGYLDPEYFRRQQLTEKSDVYSFGVVLFEVLCARPVIDPSLPREMVNLAEWAMKWQKKGQLEQIIDVTLKGKIRADSLRKFGETAEKCLSDFGVDRPSMGDVLWNLEYVLQLQEAVLQNDPDENSTNVIGELSPVIHDFNRGGDGGGDGAAQFEMSSGDDISGVSMSKVFSQLVKSEGR from the coding sequence ATGATGGGTTTTGTGGGGTTGAAGCTACTGTTTATCGGGGTTGTGTTCTTCTTGTGTTTATCTTCTTGTTATTCTCAGTTTAATCCGGCGGATAAGTATTCGATTGATTGTGGATCTCCGAGCAACACCACCATCGGCAATCGGGTGTTTTTATCTGATAGTTTGGCTTCGAGTTTTCTTTCAACCCCACAAAATGTTTTGGTTGATACTTCTGCAAATTCAATTCCTTCATCTGAATACTCTCCGCTGTATAAAACAGCAAGAATCTTTACACAAACATCTACATACACTTTTCGAATCACTCAAAGCGGTCGTCACTGGATCCGTCTTTATTTCTTCCCATTCTCCGCCAGTAATTACAATCTAACCACCGCAGTTTTCTCCGTTTCAACTCCAGATCACTCTCTGTTGAGCGATTTCAAAGCCGAAAGTGTTCAGACCAAAGAATATTCAGTAAATGTCACCTCCGGCGACCTTGAAATCACCTTTACACCTACCGGGAGTTCATTTGCTTTCTTGAATGGTTTAGAAGTTGTTTCGGTTCCAGATCCGTTGATCCCCGATGATGCAATGTCCGTCAACCCTCCGACAAACTTCAAAGGGATGTTGAATAAGGCGCTGGAGACGCTTGCTAGGGTGAACATGGGTGGTCCGGTGGTCACATCCAGGAATGATTCATTGTGGAGATCTTGGGTTACTGATCTGAGCTATTCAAAGAACCGGAATTTTGAATCGAATGTTTCAAATCCCACCGCTGTTAGATACCCACCCGACGGCGCTACTCAAGACGATGCTCCGGTCAGCGTCTATGGAACCGCCGCAACGATGGCATCTGAAAACGACCCAAAAGCCAATTTCAACGTCACCTGGGAGTTCCCGGTGGATCGTGGATTCCAGTATCTCGTCCGCCTCCATTTTTGCGATATCGTAAGTACTTCTGCCAATACACTCTACTTCAACGTCTACATCGACGACTCCAACGTTCTACCCGATTACGATCTCTCCACCAAGTTCGGCGGAAGCTTAGCCATGGCGTCTTACTCCGATTTCGTAACCCAATCGCTTAATAAAAACCAAATTCGCATCAGCATCGGTCCTTCCTCCATCAAAGACGTTAACCCCAACGCTATACTGAACGGCGTCGAGATTATGAAGTTGAGTAATTCCGACGGTAGTCTTTCCGGTGGAAACATCCCGTCCTCCAATTCTAGCTCTAAAAAGAGCATCGGTCTGATCATCGGTGTAGTCGTCGGAGTTCTTGTAGCAATTTTAGCAGGTGTCATTTTCTTCTGTGTTTACAAAAAACGAAAACAAGAACAACTCAACCAATCAAAGATCTGGATTCCATTATCAACCAACGGGATTTCCCAAACAATGGGCAGCAAATACTCCAATGGAACAACAATTAGTGCTGGCTCAAACTTCAATTACAGGTGTCCATTCGCAGCAATTCAAGAAGCCACCAACAATTTTGACGAAAGCTGGGTGATCGGAATCGGTGGATTTGGTAAAGTCTACAAAGGTGTTTTAAGCGATGGAACAAAAGTAGCTGTGAAAAGAGGAAACCCAAAATCCCAACAAGGTTTAGCCGAATTCCAAACAGAAATCGAAATGCTTTCACAATTCAGACATCGCCATTTAGTTTCCCTAATTGGATACTGTGATGAAAAATCCGAAATGATTCTTATATATGAATACATGGAAAACGGGACTTTAAAAAGTCATCTATACGGGTCGGGTTTTCCAAGCATGAGCTGGAAGCAACGTCTTGAAATCTGCATCGGGGCGGCCCGCGGGTTACATTATTTACATACGGGTTATTCAAAGGCGGTGATCCACCGTGATGTGAAGTCAGCCAATATTTTGTTAGATGAAAATCTAATGGCGAAAGTGGCCGATTTCGGGCTCTCGAAAACGGGGCCCGAAATCGACCAGACCCATGTAAGTACCGCGGTCAAAGGTAGTTTTGGTTACCTTGACCCGGAGTACTTTAGGCGTCAACAGTTGACTGAAAAGTCAGATGTTTACTCGTTTGGAGTTGTTCTATTTGAGGTGTTGTGTGCTCGACCCGTGATCGACCCGTCTTTGCCTCGTGAGATGGTGAATTTGGCTGAATGGGCGATGAAATGGCAGAAGAAAGGGCAGCTTGAACAGATAATTGATGTGACTTTGAAGGGGAAGATTCGGGCGGATTCTTTGAGGAAATTTGGTGAAACGGCTGAGAAATGTTTGTCTGATTTTGGGGTTGATAGGCCTTCGATGGGTGATGTTTTGTGGAATCTTGAATATGTGCTTCAACTTCAAGAAGCGGTTCTTCAGAATGATCCGGATGAGAATAGTACGAATGTGATCGGAGAGTTGTCGCCAGTGATTCATGACTTTAATCGTggcggtgatggtggtggtgatggggcgGCTCAGTTTGAGATGTCGAGCGGGGATGATATTTCTGGGGTGTCGATGAGTAAGGTTTTCTCACAGTTGGTGAAATCGGAGGGGAGATGA